The following are from one region of the Salvia hispanica cultivar TCC Black 2014 chromosome 1, UniMelb_Shisp_WGS_1.0, whole genome shotgun sequence genome:
- the LOC125201110 gene encoding uncharacterized protein LOC125201110 isoform X1: protein MLLKQCYEMFNEVDATNGVCWDFVNKVVVTDEAIWQDIFKRNSYAGAYYYRDKPEFNLLGTVFGLFDVNVEDSAEVITLSDNTEIVVLSDSAEPNQSVRRTATAMSIDLMKLTHHRRAQPRVFVVSSFR, encoded by the exons AT GCTTCTTAAGCAGTGCTACGAGATGTTCAACGAGGTGGATGCCACAAACGGCGTATGCTGGGACTTTGTCAACAAAGTCGTAGTTACCGATGAAGCAATATGGCAGGACATATTCAAG AGGAACTCATACGCCGGAGCCTACTACTACCGTGATAAGCCAGAATTTAACCTTCTAGGCACCGTGTTCGGTCTGTTTGATGTCAACGTTGAGGACTCCGCCGAGGTCATAACCCTATCCGACAACACGGAGATCGTAGTCTTATCTGACTCCGCCGAGCCAAATCAGTCGGTTCGTAGGACCGCAACTGCCATGTCTATCGATCTGATGAAGTTAACTCACCACCGTCGGGCACAGCCTCGCGTGTTCGTCGTAAGTTCCTTCAGGTGA
- the LOC125201110 gene encoding uncharacterized protein LOC125201110 isoform X2 — translation MFNEVDATNGVCWDFVNKVVVTDEAIWQDIFKRNSYAGAYYYRDKPEFNLLGTVFGLFDVNVEDSAEVITLSDNTEIVVLSDSAEPNQSVRRTATAMSIDLMKLTHHRRAQPRVFVVSSFR, via the exons ATGTTCAACGAGGTGGATGCCACAAACGGCGTATGCTGGGACTTTGTCAACAAAGTCGTAGTTACCGATGAAGCAATATGGCAGGACATATTCAAG AGGAACTCATACGCCGGAGCCTACTACTACCGTGATAAGCCAGAATTTAACCTTCTAGGCACCGTGTTCGGTCTGTTTGATGTCAACGTTGAGGACTCCGCCGAGGTCATAACCCTATCCGACAACACGGAGATCGTAGTCTTATCTGACTCCGCCGAGCCAAATCAGTCGGTTCGTAGGACCGCAACTGCCATGTCTATCGATCTGATGAAGTTAACTCACCACCGTCGGGCACAGCCTCGCGTGTTCGTCGTAAGTTCCTTCAGGTGA